Proteins encoded within one genomic window of Gemmatimonadaceae bacterium:
- a CDS encoding isocitrate lyase/phosphoenolpyruvate mutase family protein: MSLASDFLALHRAATPLVLPNAWDVISARLIEDAGFPAIATTSAGVAWSLGYADGEDITRDEMLAAVARIAKAVRVPVSADLEAAYGPSPDDAAATARGAIKAGAVGFNFEDSTADPNKPLLDIPLQVARIRAARAAADELGVHLVINARTDVYLAEIGAPNTRFDETVRRLTAYRDAGGDCLFAPGVADPDIIGRLVNALNAPLNVLATPASPPVAELAKLGVARISLGGGVYRAALGQTKRRLGELRLHGRFDAMLEGAITHAEAQRTLTTHQRPI, from the coding sequence GTGTCACTCGCTTCAGACTTTCTCGCCCTGCACCGCGCCGCCACACCGCTCGTGCTCCCGAACGCCTGGGACGTGATCAGCGCACGACTGATCGAAGATGCCGGCTTCCCGGCGATCGCCACGACCAGCGCGGGCGTCGCATGGTCACTCGGCTACGCAGATGGTGAAGACATCACCCGCGACGAGATGCTCGCTGCCGTTGCGCGCATCGCGAAAGCCGTACGCGTACCGGTCAGCGCCGATCTCGAGGCGGCCTACGGACCCAGCCCCGACGACGCGGCTGCCACGGCGCGCGGCGCAATCAAAGCCGGCGCCGTCGGATTCAACTTCGAGGATTCGACCGCCGATCCCAACAAGCCGCTGCTCGACATCCCACTTCAAGTCGCGCGCATCCGCGCGGCGCGCGCAGCAGCGGACGAGCTCGGCGTCCACCTCGTGATCAATGCGCGCACCGACGTCTACCTCGCTGAAATCGGTGCGCCCAACACGCGGTTCGACGAAACCGTACGCCGACTGACTGCCTACCGCGACGCCGGAGGCGATTGTCTGTTCGCTCCCGGCGTCGCCGATCCGGACATCATCGGACGCCTGGTCAACGCGCTCAACGCGCCGCTCAACGTGCTCGCCACGCCGGCCTCGCCGCCCGTTGCCGAGCTCGCAAAGCTCGGTGTCGCGCGCATCAGCCTCGGCGGCGGCGTGTATCGGGCGGCCCTGGGCCAAACGAAGCGTCGGTTAGGCGAATTGCGGCTGCACGGCCGCTTCGATGCGATGCTCGAGGGCGCCATCACCCACGCCGAAGCGCAGCGAACGCTCACGACCCATCAGCGCCCAATCTGA
- the ettA gene encoding energy-dependent translational throttle protein EttA produces the protein MPAQFIYVMKDLKRVVPPSRVILEGIWLSFYPGAKIGVLGANGAGKSSLLKIMAGVDHDYQGEAWPAAGTRVAYLPQEPQLDPSKDVKGNVEEAVRETRELLLRFDAIAAKFSEPMSDDAMQKLLDEQAKVQERIDAADAWNLDHKIEIAMDALRLPPPDADVSRLSGGERRRVALCRILLEQPDLLLLDEPTNHLDAESVAWLERHLAEFPGTVVAVTHDRYFLDNVAKWILELDRGRGIPWEGNYSSWLDQKRTRLAQEEKQASARQRTLEHELEWVRMAPRARQAKSKARITRFEELAAGDVGARVLQSEIVIPPPARLGNDVVIAKDLRKAFGDTLLFDGLSFSLPRGGIVGVIGPNGAGKTTLFRMIVGQEQPDAGTLTVGDTVSIAYVDQGRALDGARTVYEEVSDGRDTIDIGSRELNARAYLSSFGFRGPDQQKLVKDLSGGERNRLHLAKLLKGGGNLLLLDEPTNDLDVDTLRALEDALVQFAGCAVVISHDRWFLDRIATHMLAFEGNSEVVWHEGNYQEYMEDLKRRKGADADQPHRIKYRRLVRA, from the coding sequence ATGCCAGCGCAGTTCATCTACGTCATGAAGGACCTGAAGCGGGTGGTGCCGCCGTCTCGGGTCATCCTCGAAGGGATCTGGCTCTCGTTCTATCCGGGCGCGAAGATCGGCGTGTTAGGCGCGAACGGCGCCGGCAAGTCGTCGCTGCTCAAAATCATGGCCGGAGTCGATCACGACTATCAGGGGGAAGCGTGGCCCGCCGCGGGCACGCGCGTGGCGTATTTGCCGCAGGAGCCGCAGCTGGATCCGAGCAAAGACGTCAAAGGCAACGTCGAAGAAGCGGTGCGCGAAACGCGCGAGCTCCTGCTGCGCTTCGACGCGATCGCGGCAAAGTTCTCGGAGCCGATGTCTGACGACGCGATGCAGAAACTGTTGGACGAGCAAGCAAAGGTGCAGGAGCGCATCGACGCAGCCGACGCCTGGAATCTCGACCACAAGATCGAGATCGCGATGGACGCGCTGCGCCTTCCGCCGCCGGATGCCGACGTGTCCAGGTTGTCCGGCGGCGAGCGCCGCCGCGTTGCGCTCTGCCGCATCCTGCTCGAGCAGCCGGATCTGCTCCTGCTGGATGAACCGACCAACCATCTCGACGCCGAGAGCGTCGCGTGGCTGGAGCGTCACCTCGCCGAGTTCCCGGGGACGGTGGTCGCGGTGACGCACGATCGCTACTTCCTCGACAACGTCGCGAAATGGATTCTGGAGCTCGACCGCGGGCGCGGGATTCCGTGGGAAGGGAACTATTCGTCGTGGCTCGACCAGAAGCGGACGCGTCTCGCGCAGGAGGAAAAGCAGGCGAGCGCGCGGCAGCGGACGCTCGAGCACGAGCTGGAGTGGGTGCGCATGGCGCCGCGGGCGCGGCAGGCGAAGAGCAAGGCGCGCATCACGCGCTTCGAGGAGCTGGCCGCCGGCGACGTGGGGGCGCGGGTGCTGCAGAGCGAGATCGTGATTCCGCCGCCGGCGCGGTTAGGCAACGACGTGGTGATCGCCAAGGACCTGCGCAAGGCCTTCGGGGACACGCTGCTGTTCGACGGCCTCTCGTTCAGCCTGCCGCGGGGCGGCATCGTCGGCGTGATCGGGCCTAACGGAGCGGGAAAGACGACGCTCTTCCGGATGATCGTCGGCCAGGAGCAGCCGGACGCGGGCACGCTCACGGTGGGCGACACCGTGAGCATTGCGTACGTCGATCAGGGCCGCGCGCTCGACGGCGCGCGCACCGTCTACGAAGAGGTGAGCGACGGCCGCGACACCATCGACATCGGCTCGCGCGAGCTCAACGCGCGCGCTTATCTCTCGAGTTTCGGCTTCCGCGGACCGGATCAGCAGAAGCTCGTGAAGGACCTGTCCGGCGGCGAGCGCAACCGCCTGCACCTCGCCAAGCTGCTCAAGGGCGGCGGCAATCTCCTGTTGCTGGACGAGCCGACCAACGACCTCGACGTCGACACGCTGCGCGCGCTCGAGGATGCGCTGGTGCAATTCGCCGGCTGCGCGGTGGTCATCTCGCACGACCGCTGGTTCCTCGACCGCATCGCCACCCACATGCTCGCGTTCGAGGGAAACAGCGAGGTGGTGTGGCACGAGGGCAACTACCAGGAGTACATGGAGGATCTCAAGCGGCGGAAGGGCGCCGACGCCGATCAACCGCACCGCATCAAGTACCGCCGGCTCGTCCGCGCCTAA